One window from the genome of Spirosoma rhododendri encodes:
- a CDS encoding LytR/AlgR family response regulator transcription factor, producing the protein MKPTQFPSTAASIIAPQYPSAYQRGMQRIALPYLNRTVFISVDDIICLQGEGNYTYLCTRDRKKYLVSKTLKEFERTLDESMFLRIHKSYMVNMAYVQQGPFSTERRIRLADGREVAISRRRMKEIALQLAQYQQKLVN; encoded by the coding sequence ATGAAACCGACTCAATTTCCTTCAACTGCTGCCAGTATCATCGCTCCGCAGTATCCGAGTGCTTACCAGCGCGGCATGCAACGCATTGCACTCCCGTACCTGAATCGTACCGTTTTTATTTCGGTAGATGACATAATTTGTTTGCAGGGCGAAGGAAATTATACGTACCTGTGTACGCGGGATCGGAAGAAATATTTAGTGTCGAAGACACTAAAAGAGTTCGAAAGAACACTGGATGAGTCGATGTTTCTACGCATCCACAAATCATACATGGTTAATATGGCATACGTTCAGCAGGGGCCATTCAGCACCGAACGGCGGATTCGGCTGGCCGATGGACGTGAGGTAGCTATTTCACGCCGACGCATGAAGGAGATCGCCCTGCAACTGGCACAGTATCAGCAAAAGCTGGTTAACTAG
- a CDS encoding porin family protein, giving the protein MKKTVLFAALTLLPALTFAQFSVGIKGGVNLSKLSFGNFVNVGTNANGSPNVGVDGQTFRNSLSDSYSTRTGTSFGVYARIGKNLFIQPELLYSTRQGSLDVVRNGVTESATIRTTSFDVPLLLGIKGGPIRIMAGPVASFRIDNNQGLGDALRQYTNNSLNDAWKKAYYGYQVGGGLDLGPIGLDVRYEGNLTDIAQINANGSSAQFGQRFKSWQITLAYKLL; this is encoded by the coding sequence ATGAAAAAGACAGTCCTTTTTGCCGCGCTTACCTTATTGCCGGCCCTTACCTTCGCCCAGTTTTCAGTTGGTATCAAGGGGGGCGTTAATCTATCAAAACTGTCGTTCGGTAATTTCGTAAACGTCGGCACCAACGCGAATGGATCACCAAACGTCGGCGTCGACGGGCAAACATTCCGTAATAGTTTGAGCGATAGTTATTCTACCCGCACCGGCACCTCGTTTGGCGTGTACGCCCGCATTGGTAAAAACCTGTTTATCCAACCTGAGCTACTTTATTCCACCCGGCAGGGATCACTCGACGTGGTCCGCAACGGCGTAACGGAGTCAGCAACGATCCGGACAACCAGTTTCGATGTGCCACTGCTGCTTGGCATCAAAGGTGGTCCCATCCGGATCATGGCAGGGCCGGTCGCGTCGTTTCGTATCGACAACAATCAGGGACTTGGTGATGCCCTTCGCCAGTATACCAACAACTCGCTCAACGACGCCTGGAAAAAAGCCTACTACGGCTATCAGGTGGGTGGCGGTCTCGACCTCGGTCCGATCGGTCTCGATGTGCGTTACGAAGGCAACCTGACTGACATTGCGCAGATCAACGCCAACGGCTCCAGCGCTCAGTTCGGGCAGCGATTCAAGTCGTGGCAGATTACACTGGCTTACAAATTACTGTAA
- the radA gene encoding DNA repair protein RadA has product MAKLKTTYFCQNCGNQTPKWLGRCPACGEWNTIVEEVVQKDEPEKGGWRSPSSGPGNVRVAAKPKPLHAINYEEQPRIATTDAELNRVLGGGIVAGSLVLIGGEPGIGKSTLLLQIALSLAGMRVLYVSGEESEQQIKMRAERLDAPTSDCHVMSETSTQNIFRVVEHFEPEVLIIDSIQTMQSSLVESGAGSVSQVRECTSEFMKYAKESGVPVFMIGHITKEGSLAGPKVLEHMVDTVLTFEGDRHTTYRILRTTKNRFGSTDELGIYEMLGTGLRQVTNPSEILISQRDEALSGVTIGSMLEGNRPLMIETQALVSVATYGTPQRSSTGFDAKRLNMLLAVLEKRGGFRLGQQDVFLNIAGGLRVEDPAIDLAVCAAVVSSYEDIAISPSVAFAAEIGLGGEVRAVSRIESRIAEAEKLGFKKMFISRYNLKGLDAKGFKIDLRPVSRLDEVFQGVLM; this is encoded by the coding sequence ATGGCCAAGCTAAAAACTACCTATTTCTGTCAGAATTGTGGGAACCAGACGCCTAAATGGCTGGGCCGTTGCCCGGCCTGTGGCGAGTGGAATACCATCGTTGAAGAAGTCGTTCAGAAAGACGAACCCGAAAAGGGGGGCTGGCGCAGTCCGTCGAGCGGGCCGGGTAACGTCCGAGTAGCCGCCAAGCCTAAACCGCTGCATGCCATCAACTACGAGGAGCAGCCGCGCATTGCCACTACCGACGCCGAACTGAACCGGGTGCTGGGGGGCGGTATCGTGGCTGGTTCGCTGGTGCTGATTGGTGGAGAGCCGGGCATCGGTAAGTCGACGCTGTTGTTGCAAATCGCGCTCAGCCTGGCCGGGATGCGGGTGCTGTACGTGTCGGGCGAAGAAAGCGAGCAGCAGATAAAAATGCGTGCCGAAAGACTCGACGCACCTACCAGCGACTGCCACGTGATGAGCGAAACCTCCACGCAGAACATCTTCCGTGTGGTCGAGCATTTTGAACCCGAAGTGCTGATTATCGACTCGATTCAGACCATGCAGTCGTCGCTGGTAGAGTCGGGGGCGGGGAGCGTGTCGCAGGTACGCGAGTGCACGTCGGAGTTTATGAAATACGCCAAAGAAAGTGGTGTTCCGGTGTTTATGATCGGCCACATCACGAAGGAAGGCTCGCTGGCAGGACCGAAAGTGCTGGAACACATGGTCGATACGGTGCTGACCTTCGAAGGCGACCGCCACACGACCTACCGGATTCTGCGTACGACGAAAAACCGTTTCGGCAGCACCGACGAACTGGGTATCTACGAAATGCTCGGTACGGGGTTGCGGCAGGTGACGAACCCTTCTGAGATTCTGATTTCGCAGCGCGACGAAGCCCTGAGTGGCGTCACGATTGGGTCGATGCTGGAGGGTAACCGCCCACTGATGATCGAAACGCAGGCGTTGGTCAGCGTCGCGACCTACGGTACACCGCAGCGTAGCAGCACCGGCTTCGATGCCAAGCGGCTGAACATGCTGCTTGCCGTATTGGAAAAGCGCGGTGGTTTTCGGCTGGGGCAGCAGGACGTATTTCTCAACATTGCCGGTGGCCTGCGCGTCGAAGATCCGGCGATTGATTTGGCCGTTTGCGCGGCCGTCGTGTCGAGTTACGAGGATATTGCCATCTCGCCGTCGGTTGCTTTTGCCGCTGAGATTGGGCTGGGTGGCGAAGTGAGGGCCGTTAGCCGGATCGAGTCGCGCATTGCCGAAGCGGAAAAGCTGGGCTTTAAAAAGATGTTCATCTCGCGATACAACCTGAAAGGGCTGGACGCGAAAGGCTTCAAAATTGACCTGCGCCCCGTATCGCGGCTCGACGAGGTGTTTCAGGGGGTGTTGATGTAG